The following nucleotide sequence is from Bacteroidales bacterium.
CAGCGTGGCTTTCATGAGACCGGTATAATCTAAGGAAGGTAAACGGTAACTGGCATACAATAACCCTGATGCAGAATGCACATGTATCCTTTTATCTTCTTCCAGATCGAATCGCCGGGCACCGAAATACCGGCCTTCGAACAACCGGGTTTCCGGCATTTCTATGCCACACTTTTTAGCCAGCAGGGAATATTCATATTCGGTTTTACCCACATTTACCGGATCAATCGAAGCCATGAATTTCACCAGCCAGGCATGGCCATCAATATTCACCAATACCTTGGGCCTGGCCCCACCCGAGGTGCCGGCTTTTTTTACCAGCTCATCCAGCGAACCCGAATAATCATCATTGAGTATTTTCTCAACTTCGGCCGCGTAAAAGTCGAGCTGATGCATTGTTTCTTCCCTTTCGAGGCTATAGTCCGGACGGAAGGTCAGGGCTCCCATCCCATTGCTTCCCACCAGGCAAAGCCGGTCCAGTACCGAAAGCCCGGCAGGATTAACTCCCTGGCTGATCAACCAGCGGTCGATCAGCAATCTGCCCCATCCATCAGGCAAACTATCATTAAATACTCCAAACAATCCATCGAAAGGCTCAGCCCTGGCTGTAAATACCCCGCCCTTAAGGGGCAGGTAAAAGGGCGAAATTGAAAAGCCAGTACTTATCCATGCCTGATCATACTCAAATAGACAATGCCGGTCGGGCGCCAGGGCAAGCCTCCCCACCCGGCTGCTTTCAAAGTAAACTTCAACTACCTGCACCGGCTTAAACATTCCGCTTCCCCCTTTGCCGCTTTTTCACTACTGAAGCTTTCATCACTTCATCGATGCTTTCGTATTGCCGTTTCGTGAACAACAATAAAAATTCCTCTGTGGCATCCAATACAACTGCCAGCATTAAAAGATGCCTGAGGGATATTTCATAACTGTTTTCAAAGCGTTTCAGGGTACCCAGGCTCACACCCGACTTTCCGGCCAGTGTCTGCTGGGTGAGGTTAAGCTCAAGCCGCCTCTCCCTCATCCTGAAAGCTAAGCCCATTGCAATGGCATGTGGGTTAAAAGCATCCAGCACAGAATCATTATCAGATACTATTTTAGACATTATTAGCTATTACGTTTATAACAGATAACATATTAAACAATATAAAGATAGACATTTTTTCTATCCCTATAGCATGTTTAAGCTTTTGATTAGATACAACTGGACGACTGGACGAATGCACGACTGCACGAGGGCACGATGGGGCGAGGGAGCGACTAGGCGATGGAGCGATGGAGCGAGTGGGCGAAGGGGCGAGGGAGCGAAGGGGCGAGGGGGCGAGGGAGCGATTTCAAAATGACCAATTGTCGGGATTCAGGCTGCAAGAAAGACTGCCGACTGACGACCGCGGGGAGGAGTTGAAGTGTTATAACATTCCGTGTGTTCTCAGTATTTCGGCCAGATCGGGGTGTTTTTTCGAGTACTCGCGAAGCATTGTTGTTAGGTTTCGACTATTTTCTTCGGCCTTCAATACTTGTTCTAAAGCTGGTTTCATAGCGGTACGGCGATCCCAAATCATGTAGCCGAGCATGAAAATGAAAAGGGTAATTAAGATGCCAAAACCCCAGTAAAAAAGTGTTTTTATGTCATCTATCTGCTTTTGTTGGTACATGAACTGTTTATCAATGCTTTCAAAATTCACCTCCATCCTGGCGTCGAGTGCACTTATTTTGGCTTCGGTAAGGATAGCGCGGTCTCGGTCGGCCAGCGTATAGGGCACTACAACCTGCTGCTCCTGTGCCAATGCCGGGAGACGAAGCAAGGAGAGGAATAACAGACTGACAAATACAAGTGGTTTCATATTTTATGAATTTAGTGCGAAAATACAAAAAAAATGGTTGCGTTCGCTCGTGCTATCTTCTTTTCGTTCCCTCGTGCAGTCGTGCAGTCGTGCAGTCGTCACATCTTTTGGTCCAGATTCTTCCCCGTCTCTATATGGTGAAAAGTTGGTAAAAATTCAGTCATCACCTGCACAATGGCTGCTTTGGAGAGTTCAGGACTATTCAGAACTGCATTTAGCTTGTTAATCATGGCATGTATTTCGTCCAGCGAACGGCGGGGAGCGTTTTTGATTACACCCAAGGCATGATAGGTTTCCATATCAAGCAGTTCGCCTTCGGTAAAAAATTCTTCATAAGCTTTCTCGCCCGATGTATCGGAACTGAAATAATAAACAGGCCAGTATTTGGTATCATGCGGCATGTAAGCGGCATATTCTTTTGCACCTTGCTCCGTATCAAACGGTATTACCTCCATGCCCATGGATTTAACAAAGGCTTCAGTGATATCTCTGAATGAGGTGAGTTGGTTTTCGTTGAGTTTCGGAAAGAATACTTCGCCTGTCATTCCCAGCATACATGCCAGCATGCAGATCTGTCCTGATTCGTCGGGCGAAACAAAGTAGCGCTTTACATCGGTAGGAACGGAAAAGGGCTGGCGTTTCATCATCCGGTTAATGAATCCGTCGAGCAGACTTCCGTTTGAGAAGGCTACATTGGCAAACCGGGCTGTGGTGACCGGGAAATAATTGGCATAAGCCATAATCATT
It contains:
- a CDS encoding type II toxin-antitoxin system HipA family toxin, encoding MFKPVQVVEVYFESSRVGRLALAPDRHCLFEYDQAWISTGFSISPFYLPLKGGVFTARAEPFDGLFGVFNDSLPDGWGRLLIDRWLISQGVNPAGLSVLDRLCLVGSNGMGALTFRPDYSLEREETMHQLDFYAAEVEKILNDDYSGSLDELVKKAGTSGGARPKVLVNIDGHAWLVKFMASIDPVNVGKTEYEYSLLAKKCGIEMPETRLFEGRYFGARRFDLEEDKRIHVHSASGLLYASYRLPSLDYTGLMKATL
- a CDS encoding helix-turn-helix transcriptional regulator: MSKIVSDNDSVLDAFNPHAIAMGLAFRMRERRLELNLTQQTLAGKSGVSLGTLKRFENSYEISLRHLLMLAVVLDATEEFLLLFTKRQYESIDEVMKASVVKKRQRGKRNV
- a CDS encoding UDP-N-acetylglucosamine 4,6-dehydratase, with the translated sequence MIDINTFIHQHITNRSESFFKRDLAQHHEALTRAISGKSVLVIGGAGTIGSSYIRAVLKYKPSRLYVVDISENGLTELTRDLRSTLGGYVPEDYKTYPVNFNDDVFYRLFANEGPFDIVANFAAHKHVRSEKDHYSITALLENNVIRAEKFLAFLRQHPPQHFFCVSTDKAANPVNIMGASKKIMEEMIMAYANYFPVTTARFANVAFSNGSLLDGFINRMMKRQPFSVPTDVKRYFVSPDESGQICMLACMLGMTGEVFFPKLNENQLTSFRDITEAFVKSMGMEVIPFDTEQGAKEYAAYMPHDTKYWPVYYFSSDTSGEKAYEEFFTEGELLDMETYHALGVIKNAPRRSLDEIHAMINKLNAVLNSPELSKAAIVQVMTEFLPTFHHIETGKNLDQKM